The DNA window gctttattccatacggtttgtaaaacggttcacaatcggtttgttataacttgcaaccatctctaaactgaagatcataagcttatcaaaaaataattgacaaccacaaataagagattttatattaacgatggtatgtctcaATTTGATAATCTAATGCTACTTCTTTGCATGACCATTCTCAAACGtatagaattaatatcatacaatatccaaatccaaccttctacagaataaaatattaaaatgacaggtggtttaGCCAAAACACTCCATTTGTGATAACACATGGtaatatatatggattacatgttcatgatctaaagcctaaacttgaactgaattgcaataaatcataccaaagcaagaTGAActcttaatttaattgttaattgttatacggattactgcccctgctttatttaattgttatacagattaatcagattggtttaaacggttttaaacagttcagtttaaacggtttcaattcggtttgaaaccaacaggtTTCGCGATTAAAACTGACCCGACCCGTTTAACTAattggcctgaaacttgaaaccataatcgcaccatttactaaacggttttacaGTTGCAGTGTAAACATATCGATTTTGTTtcgataaatggtttcgattacaaattcacatcctcaGTCCCAACTCCCAATTATCAAAATTGACAACTAACGTTCCAATTGCTCTGAATGTATGAATCATTTATGGATTGCCTTTATAAACAACCTATTCCATTGAGAATAAATTTCCTTTAAAACTACTCTTATGCTATCCTATCCTTACGGATTTCAAAGTTTGACAAACTCTATTAGACTATCACCATCAGTAGGGTTTATAGTCTCATATGAGCAGTGAACCCAAGCAATAGATAAGATGGATACCTACCCCAAGAGATAGCTCCGTTGGTAAGAAATCATGCCAAAGGATGGTCCCAAGTTTGACTCTTATGAACTAATTTCACAGTTCTCTATGGATTTTTGTTTTCCCTGATTCATACGGGTTGGGGAGTCTCTTACAGAATCGGGTTTACCCGataacccccccaccccaccaaaaaaaaaaaaaaaaactaacacagCTATGAGCGTATGACAGGTCAACGAGTCACGACCGTTAGCTACGCATGAGAACGTCAGATGTCACCCTCTATTGAGGATTACGGAAAGGGCATGTGCAATTATTAGTTGGATTAGCGAAAAAGGATTAAGGGAAAgtttattatgattaatatcGTTTATCCACCcattattatatttaattaCTATTTAAGGCTTTAAGCTGGTGGGAGCGGAAAGGACTGAGAGACACCAGTTCACAACTGACTACCCATGTGTGGTGGTCCCACGCGTACGGTCATTTCCGACCCACCACTTCTTCGTGCTTTTACAGCTCAATTCCCGCCATCCAAGCCTTGCCTCCAGTCCAGCCTCCAGGCTCCCACAATACCGTTAGATCAGATACTCTGTATCGCACTCCTCCTCCCACCCAATGCGGTCAACCACCGTATCCTAACTCCTGACAAAACACCACTCACTCACCTGACAACAAAAGCGAGTGAGCGACACATGACACCATCGCTGTCACGTGTGCGTGAGGCCTCGTCATGGGATCCACGCGTGTTCACATTTATCAACCCAATCCAATTGAAGGCAACAGAGATTTAGACGAAGGAGTATTGATGCGATAATGTGCGAAACTTACATTATCACTGTTTTGAACAactaaatcaagaaaaaaaataaaaattaataaaacataTCCTTCCCTGGTTTTCCCTCCTTCCTACGCTACAAtggtttttgatttttcttaaccCAAAAAATTTACTATTTTGTAAAAAAGTTAAAAATCCCTTTCTTTGAGATTCTTGGGTGTATCAAAGCCTACGGAAGAATAACAAGAAGGGCACCTGATCAGACCGTTCACATTGCAAGATGGGCAAGTCCTGAAGCCACCTTTTTCCATGTAGCACTTATGGCTGCCGTTGCACTGATCGCACAACACGAAGCGATGCCCTCCGCATTCCTCGCAAACACCTGTGTCCGCCGCCGGAAAACCTTCCACGAACCTCTTCAGCTCACCGGTCTCGTGAAGTTGTCGGATCTCTTCTGCACCGCCGACGTACCTACCGCTGATGAAAACCCTAGGCAGCATCAGCTCCTTACTACCTAAGATCGACTTTAGCTCTTCCAATAACCCAGCGTCCATTGATAGATCCCTCTCGTCTATGAAGACTCTGAAACCTTTTAGGATCGATCGAACAGTTCTACAGTCCTCGAAGGTCTTGCGGACCACACGGAGGCTGGTGTAGTAGACGACGATGCGCTTCTCTGCTCCTGGGAGAGAGATTGAGATTGGCGGCGTCCCAGGATCTGGTGGAGGCGGTGGCGATGGGGAAGGCAAAAGATTGGTCTCTGATGGAGGAAGTGGAGGGAGTGATGCGGGGCAGGACAAGGTACGGAGTACTGCATTTGCGATGCGAACGCGTTGGAAGATGTTGGATTTCTTACGGCGAATTGGATCCGGCTCTTCTTTGAATAGATTCTGAACATCTTTAAATGAAGAGCAAGAGAAAATCGCTGAGTTGTGTGTTGGAATTGGACTTCGACTTGGTGATTTTCTCCATGGCGGCCACATTAGAGGTGgagaacagaagagaaaaagaaagactcTCTATCAATGAAAGATAGAAATCAGATTGGGAGAGATAAATGGAGCTCCGcttccaatttttctttcttgctttaGAAGGCCTGGGAAGGTGGGTTTGCTTAAAGTGGATGTTTTGGTGGGATGGACGCACTGGAGCTGCGATCTGCAAAAGTTAGGAGTTGCAGGTTTTGAGAGGTGAGGGTTTGGCTTTTCCTCTTCTAGTGGGGCAGGGAAGGTTGATAGGAGAAGGGTGGGGGGAACGAAAATTGTTTGAGAGGGAAAGGGGAGTagtgtgagaaagagagagaattgagggGTTGTTAAAGTTGtttaaaaaaaaggttttttccTGAGACtgagattgagattgagattgagattgagattgagattgGGAGGATTAGTAAAGATCGTCGACCAAGTCAAATTTTCTGGTTTCAGACCTTAATATATTAACTGGGACAGTGGGAGAGGGTACGCAAGCGCGGCATAGGGAGAACGCATCAAGGAGGTATCGCACAAACATTTTACATAGGAGAGTGGTGAAGTTAATTTAGGTATGGAAGCAGATTGATAAGACAGAGAGGTGCATAGTTAGCATGATGATCTGTCCAACAACTCAACATTTCCTTATTAACCTCTACATAATACATTATTTTTTGGTCGGTTTTATTGCTGAGGGAATTTGAAAGGAAGGAAAGTGAGATAAGGTTTCAAACCTAAAGtggaaatttttgtaatcattattcaagtaattatataaattttttatatgataatttcttgatgtaatttttattttatttttgttgaattTAAGAGATTTATAcataaagtaaagtgaaatttaaggGTAATAAAACGAAATTTAAATTGTTTTGCAGTGAGCAATGAGGTACAATAAGTATTTAGCGATTGAGAGCTTTCGGACAGACGCCCCAAGGTGTTCCCAGTCACCAAATGCTCACTACATTGGTGCATGGGCTATAGACGATTTTCACGTCAATAGAACGTTATCTTATTGGTTATCTTATTGGTGTAGGTACATTGCCTGTGTACAAATCATGCTTCTACCCTCTTTTTGCACTCCCATTGGTTGTGCATTGAGACTCCATTACGCACCAACAACAAGACGATCTCATTCTTTCATTTCGAATAGGACCAAACTAAGGGGTGAAACAATGCTAGGCTGAGCCCGATTttgaaaaaccctaacccaaccttgAGCCTTGGGTACACATCCCCATGTTCCCAGTTGTGGGATGACTCCCTAATCTTTGGACTACATGAAAAGGATCTTATTTCCATATAGGAGGGTCTTCATATCTATCAAGGGCCACACTAAAATAATGAGAGTGTTGCCCCACAGGCCAATGAGTCTTGTAAGCTTCTAGCAACATGACCGTAGTTAACCCTTTTTTTTCGTATTAGTcccaattataaaataaaaaaaataaaaagaacttaatAAGGGAAACGTTTAAATGCATTTATCTTTTTCGTgttgagtgaaaaaaaaaatagcatttataagtaattaatttaatattatacaaacttataaataatattttaaattttaaattaaagaaTTAAGAAATGAGtcgatttcataatttttgcCGTTTTGTAAagtatttttcaaatttaaacaTTAAACACATGCCgttatttttactatttttccatttctaaatTGTTTGATCATATTTTTTACCGTCTCATTTAAATTCTGAACAACCTTAAACATGTAGTGCAAAACAAAGTTTTTTCATGATTTCATTTCAACTAACTATTCACGACACGATAGACATGTCTCTCACTCTTGTGCCATATGTCATGTACCAATAGCACCATGACACTAGTCGTTAGCGTTTCTCACATAGTGTTGGTATTAGTCAGTGtcaatattgatatcaataccaaAATCACGCTAGGGATCGGACGATTTTGCCTTCCAAAATTTTGATATCATTTTTTAAAACTATTTTGCcccatatattttttgtaaACTAAACCAATATCAGCTAGGTCTCTACATCAACCGATCCAATACCGATTTTTAAATCAATGGGTGCAAGTCTAGCAGGTTCTGTACGAGGCCGGGGATGTTCCAGCCCTAACCCACGGTCCCTATAACCCAAGTTCATCAACGATTATGTCTGGCTGCCAAGAAattaatagaaaagaaaagaaaattcataatAAGCATTGTTGAAGAAAAGTCTGAAATTTCTTGCAACTGCGCATTTAGAATCAGAGAAATCGAGAAGGGAGACGAAACAGAAGAAAGGATGGAAGACGACGGTGGTGGAACTGCTGATCCCTCTCCTCCGGTCATCACTGTCCAAGTGAAATTCAGTGGGAGAACTATACCAATCTCCATCAACCCGGAATCCACCATTAAAGACTTGAAATCTGTTCTTCAGCCAGTCACCAATGTTCTTCCGAGAGGACAAAGACTCATCTCCAAAGGTACCTTCTGTCCATATCTTTGCGTACCTCTATTTGTTAAATTCCTCTCTAAATTCCTCAAACCCTATTGTGGTTCTTGTCAGGGAAAGTTCTGGTGGACACCATGACGTTGAAGGCTTCGGAACTGAGCGACGGGTCGAAGCTCATGCTCATGGCTTCTCAGGGTTTACACCAAGGGGTAATTCTTCTTTCTTGTATACATTATTGTTATTTCCTCTCAGTTTCTTATTCTGAGGGGatacaatttcaaaatttcaattctgTCGTTCGTTTATCTCTTTTaacttctctgttttttttttttttttttggaatttctttttaatcttttaGAGTATTGTTTCTCTGATTTGAAAGGTTAATCAAACTTCTAAATTGTTTTAAGTTTCCTTCGATTAAAGGATGGGCCTATCACTAAAGAAGCTTCTTCCCCGACCAATCTGAAGAGAACTATTGATACTAAAAGAACTGTATCTGAAAAGATTAAGGCACCCGTTGATAAGAGCCATTCAGAACGCTGGAAACTCACTGGAGTAATAGCTTTGTCAGAATATCAGTTGACGGTATATGGATTTCCTTGGTCTATCTGTGATTTTTGTTATGAAATTATTCTTTTATGATCCTTCTTGGTTGCCACTAAGTTTTATGTTTAATAATGGCTTTGTTCCGAAATTCAAAGTTTCTTGTTGAACTTCGACTGACCAAAACTGAAGCTTGCAAGGTTCGGACAATCCAAAAGAGTCATGAGCATGAGCCCATACCATTACCAGAAGTATTCTTCtagaatttctttttccaaTTCTTTCATTGACTCATTCAAACATTGGGCTTTTCTTACTCTATAAGATTGGAAAAAATATTGCCACAACTaaaaaagaacatgaaaaaAACATTCCCAAGAACCAACTTTTCAAGTTGTTATTGTGAGATGGAAATTCACCTTGATGAGTCCTAATAGAGTCGGCACAAAAGATATTCAATCAATAAAGAAAGGCCTTTATGCTaagtactagagaaaataaatatccAAACATGATAGTAATTATCAAGGATAAACTAGAGAGTTGAATTGTTTGATTTGGGATATCCAAAAGAAGAGATTTAAGGGCCACAGGCAAGACAGGAAATGTTGCCAAGGAGTCGCCTAGATTTGGATTCTCTGAGCCAAGGCAAAGACACACCTTACTTGAAGTAAAAAAGGTGACTGTCTTGTGGCCAGGTGGAGCACCTTActgtttagttttttttcccccGTGTGGTTTGAGATAAACAGTAGCTGCATCATATAAAACTCTTGAGTataagcattattttgttaCTGTGTATGCCAATATTGTTCAACTACAACATATAAAATTAAGATTATAGATATTATCACCGGGTACGCCATTTGTATCATATAAATTTCTTAGGTATAAGCACTATTTTGTTACTGTGCATGCTAATATTGTTCAACTACAACGTATAAAATTCTTGTATATATAGATGATTACCTGTACTATTATTCAACTGcccattttcaatgttattTTGTATGTCGATTGACTGAGGAACATATATGAATAGGCTTATTTTCTATGAGTTTTTTTACACTTCactttgatttatgtttattgctttgtttttgatgaatatgtttatattatatgctatgcttttgtttattatatgttgattttgtcATATGAGGTCTTTGTTAGCAAAATCATGTCATGTTGCGTTGATGCGGTCACTAGTAGCATAATTGTATATATGTATAAATAATACACACCTAGGGCTCCTAGGCAGGAAGCCCGCATAGGTGCCTTGACTACTATACTTCTGATTGTGAGGTTGCCTCAAGTTTGTATTTTTCTGTCAaaatcttattcttctttttttctttttttcttttttttaattgggaTTTGGAAGACAATACCTGATGAAGTGTGGGCTTGTGGACGTTCTATACGAGTATTGGATCTGAGCAACAATTCTATCCATGAAATATCAGTCAAAATTGGCTCTTTGAGTTCTATTCAGGTGACTTTCTGCATATTCTCATTTTCTAATTTGACTCATATATTTGCAACTTGAAAGCACTTTCCACTGCATAATTTTTTAAACTCTTCCGGTTTGTGCTCAACTCTCTGTGTAGAAACTGTTCCTGAATGCAAATGATATATTGGACAAATGCATCAGCTGGGAAGGCATAACATCTCTGAAGTCCCTAAGTATTCTGTCTCTAAGCCAAAACCAGTAAGTGgtcccttgttttatggtattCTTTGGTCTTTTCATGAGCACAACAAGCTTCAGATAACTAGTGATGGGGTGTCAAGAAATTCTGTTAATGCAAGTATATTAGCTGAATAGGACCTATCTAAGGTGGAAAAATCCAAAATGAATGAGACTACTTGAAGTGGAGACTGCAAGTCTGCAACTGTTTAGAATGAGGTGTTCATAGCAGAGCCACATAAAACTTATGATGGTACATTGAGAAACTTTATTAGCCCAGCAGTATAAACTGAATGATGTGGGGACCTAAACTATGGTGTTTACAAGACATTCCATGGCTTATTTGCACATCACAACTAGAGGTATGGTTTAGACTTTAGATAATTGAAGTAGTGAACCAAGCTTCATGGAAAACTAACAATTTGACATTGAAACTAATGACAAGTGAACCGGGAGTTTTAATTGGAGCTAAAGCCTCCCAAGCAGATTGTGATATAGGAGTTTGAAGGAAAATTATGTCTATTAATTTCCAGGTTTAGGGTTACGATTCGGTGGATTTCTGTGATAAAACAATTTGGATATTtgtgttaaataatttataatgggGTTTGGCTGTTTACATGGATGGGAAATACTAGTTGGTTAGGTAAATGGTAAGGTTAAGCAATGACAACTTGAGGTTTGAAAATTCCAGGATTTTGTGAGGTGATGTTGTTGGGTAAAAAAATTGGCAAATCAATGCCAGATACTAGGAGAAagtagaaaagaaagagaaggaatacAAAACAAGAATAGCTCTAGTAGGACTTGGAATCTCTCCTCGAAAAGATAAAACATCACTCAGGAATTTGGGATAGCTCTTCCAATCCGCTGTAAAATGACGGATTAATTCATAAATCCTTGGAAGCGCGATGACAATTTCCAGATAGTGTTGACCACTGTGTCATAGTGATACACACAAACACCACATTTGGGCTTTATTTGATTGTTTCAGCCTTTGAAAATGATCTCACATTATTTCACCATTGAGATAATTTAAAGTA is part of the Macadamia integrifolia cultivar HAES 741 chromosome 9, SCU_Mint_v3, whole genome shotgun sequence genome and encodes:
- the LOC122088422 gene encoding uncharacterized protein At5g39865-like → MWPPWRKSPSRSPIPTHNSAIFSCSSFKDVQNLFKEEPDPIRRKKSNIFQRVRIANAVLRTLSCPASLPPLPPSETNLLPSPSPPPPPDPGTPPISISLPGAEKRIVVYYTSLRVVRKTFEDCRTVRSILKGFRVFIDERDLSMDAGLLEELKSILGSKELMLPRVFISGRYVGGAEEIRQLHETGELKRFVEGFPAADTGVCEECGGHRFVLCDQCNGSHKCYMEKGGFRTCPSCNVNGLIRCPSCYSSVGFDTPKNLKERDF
- the LOC122088081 gene encoding LRR repeats and ubiquitin-like domain-containing protein At2g30105 produces the protein MEDDGGGTADPSPPVITVQVKFSGRTIPISINPESTIKDLKSVLQPVTNVLPRGQRLISKGKVLVDTMTLKASELSDGSKLMLMASQGLHQGDGPITKEASSPTNLKRTIDTKRTVSEKIKAPVDKSHSERWKLTGVIALSEYQLTTIPDEVWACGRSIRVLDLSNNSIHEISVKIGSLSSIQKLFLNANDILDKCISWEGITSLKSLSILSLSQNHLTTLPSSLGALTSLTQLHIANNKLTSLPIEIELLTQLEILTASNNRLNSVPLSIGNCRSLIEIDLSSNLLVELPETFGNLHNLKALYLSNNGLKSLPSTLFKMCTQLSALDLHNTEVTMDLLRQFEGWQDFDERRRSKHQKQLDFRVGFSAGFDEGADKK